From a region of the Candidatus Polarisedimenticolia bacterium genome:
- a CDS encoding PilZ domain-containing protein, translated as MSERKASERRRHPRSRKRIAVRFGPGDLAHSGYTDDVSDSGIHLRCTIIYPPHTVLVLQIDYPEKTVSTRGVVRWVKDLPPAFKRSLRGSMGIEFAASAGEAADKARTRPSAEKPQSRPATARGAVPEASEGDLGSGSTSRRQVSTAEGNTYEVLLTEYRGAFYARLFQLPRSMGSADAVFRAAFWRKEEADAAVKKFLKEH; from the coding sequence TTGAGCGAAAGGAAGGCTTCCGAGCGGCGCCGCCATCCGCGATCGAGAAAGCGGATCGCGGTGCGCTTTGGTCCGGGCGATCTGGCGCACAGCGGCTACACCGACGATGTTTCCGACAGCGGCATCCACCTGCGCTGCACCATCATCTACCCTCCGCACACGGTTCTCGTCCTGCAGATCGATTACCCGGAAAAGACCGTGTCGACGCGCGGGGTGGTGCGCTGGGTGAAGGACTTGCCGCCCGCGTTCAAGCGCAGCCTGCGCGGCTCGATGGGGATCGAGTTCGCGGCGTCGGCGGGCGAGGCGGCGGATAAGGCGAGGACCCGGCCGTCCGCGGAAAAGCCGCAAAGCCGTCCCGCGACGGCGCGTGGAGCGGTGCCGGAGGCGTCCGAAGGAGACCTCGGGAGCGGATCGACGAGCCGGCGGCAGGTGAGCACCGCCGAGGGCAATACCTACGAAGTGCTGCTGACGGAGTATCGTGGGGCGTTCTACGCCCGGCTCTTCCAGCTGCCGCGCAGCATGGGCTCCGCCGACGCGGTGTTCCGGGCGGCATTCTGGAGGAAGGAGGAGGCGGACGCCGCGGTGAAGAAGTTCCTGAAGGAGCACTGA
- a CDS encoding NYN domain-containing protein, translating into MEKILVDGYNLLHKDPALQEMARHSLEQAREALLDQLAAYRSGDMLIRVVFDGREGGAGSAGRRRQGVEVRFSRPPRSADETILEIIAAEPRRSSLLVVTSDVKDIGRAARAEGARWISSEAFLRRLHKARRPKGRSRQGVEGEKPGLVGASEVEYWLRKFEPGPEGTDPEPPRGRAHRRLRREPAVPSRAGRGYRGGSGGR; encoded by the coding sequence ATGGAGAAGATTCTGGTCGACGGCTACAACCTCCTTCACAAGGACCCGGCCCTGCAGGAGATGGCGCGGCACAGCCTGGAGCAGGCCCGCGAGGCTCTCCTGGACCAGCTTGCGGCCTATCGTTCCGGCGATATGCTCATCCGGGTCGTCTTCGACGGCCGGGAGGGGGGCGCCGGCTCGGCCGGGCGCCGCCGGCAGGGGGTCGAGGTGCGCTTCTCGCGCCCGCCGCGCTCAGCCGACGAGACCATCCTGGAAATCATCGCCGCAGAGCCGCGGAGATCCTCCCTTCTCGTCGTCACCTCCGACGTCAAGGACATCGGCCGTGCGGCCCGGGCGGAAGGGGCGCGTTGGATCTCATCGGAAGCTTTCCTCAGACGCCTGCATAAGGCGCGCAGGCCGAAAGGGCGATCCAGACAGGGCGTAGAAGGGGAAAAGCCTGGCCTCGTCGGCGCTTCCGAGGTCGAATACTGGCTCAGGAAGTTCGAGCCTGGCCCGGAAGGGACGGATCCGGAGCCTCCGCGCGGGCGGGCTCATCGCCGGCTGCGCAGAGAACCGGCAGTCCCGTCGCGCGCAGGACGCGGGTATCGAGGTGGATCGGGTGGGCGCTGA